A portion of the Actomonas aquatica genome contains these proteins:
- a CDS encoding immunoglobulin domain-containing protein encodes MHTLQRVLRAGLGLGLACLTTLSAQDAPSGVSLTPDTPLLEVIEGNRVELVAHATGTPPLTYTWFQKHYTEPVAEGDTFVLDPVRSYEEGTYYVQVSNAFGVAESEPVALRVAKRTAPTIRNWTNDFELAPGEPFALTVNWEGSTPVTIEWWKDGELLQNDGRARLEVAAATPSDGGIYEVRVANRLGTRTQSIRVSPIPLTSLQPPVFTHVSGDLVGELGLGEPEAYFNATGSLPMLFELMRDGTVLRSFEATFIYGDVITASFSWPEITLADFGTYTVRASNAAGSTVSTPFTLSRQPLRAPVLLTYGRPPVDSTRPEGSYFSFEVSPNGSQPMAYQWFKDGEPLPGATLPSLSISSLSESDAGVYVLRVTNAAGTAETPPARLTVGPYPPTPPAIGGGVLYDIAFTSGSSQAISVFPTGTQPMTFAWYHDGEEIPDAIYSNYYLTGQAADVVGNYSVKVTNVAGEITTLVARVIEKLPEAPRITFQPVAELSLEEGDNYGLSISAKSESDITYQWFKDGEALANANNSTLALLNVTTATAGSYYVEAANTTGTTRSETSTVTVQPVPPLAIVRHPASFHDEAGTYSPDHYLAVQLRSDKGVSFQWYRDDVAVDGQTQSSFQATIGATPAGTYRVEVTRNGNTLSSAEAIVTTGPRDPSLVFSYTSGSVIAWSQLSGYGTAQHHEPLLTVRTFDAPSQVVWRRDGVVVPEQTDLSFWTDLWDGSEGTYTVTVTTAAGEFTSRAMTINHFDYSSLPQIGRHPRSRSMSLGSYDARQVYLSVEAFGPAPMRVQWLKDGQPVPGGFGNSLEFDHFSADDAGEYVARITNIFGYVDSNPALLEPLPLTPPVITEQPVGGAVGNPTRTELALAVGVESAHEVAYQWYHDGEPIPDADWERHTIGGDTTNALGSYQVKVSSAGGEVWSDTVEVTRAPTIDAPTEIVPPNSHTVSPGQTVNLEVTLFNSPGTARYQWFHNGEAIPDATTYRLELDPVQASDVGDYTVEVSIGDFHYTSPAATVSLANGGSPLRGRHRIVGNGVWTGQPARIHTSLTPLADITDATYALLLPAGWSLAAQNATGTTTAPTVGETDLLEWSWAELPTGTLDFEFTLTPPSTTTGTEELAALLESTHEFLDFQALAMPDPIVLAPVPSRHSADTNADGLIDLSELLRVIEFYNTRYGTTRTGRYRVEPDAVDGYAPDPDLDVGAESTLRRFHLADTDWDGTLSLSELLRVIELYNTRSGTTRTGAYHPDATTDDGFAPGSTLP; translated from the coding sequence ATGCATACGCTGCAACGTGTTCTTCGCGCCGGCCTGGGCTTGGGCTTGGCCTGCCTGACAACCCTCTCCGCCCAGGACGCCCCCAGCGGGGTGAGCCTCACGCCGGATACCCCGCTACTCGAAGTGATCGAGGGGAATCGAGTCGAACTGGTGGCCCACGCCACCGGCACACCGCCGCTCACCTACACGTGGTTTCAAAAACACTACACCGAGCCGGTCGCAGAGGGGGACACGTTCGTGCTGGACCCCGTTCGTTCCTACGAGGAGGGCACCTACTACGTGCAGGTTTCAAACGCGTTTGGTGTAGCGGAGAGTGAACCCGTCGCCCTTCGCGTAGCCAAACGGACGGCCCCGACGATCCGCAACTGGACCAACGACTTCGAACTCGCGCCCGGCGAGCCCTTTGCACTGACGGTCAATTGGGAAGGTTCGACACCCGTGACCATTGAATGGTGGAAAGACGGCGAACTGCTGCAGAACGACGGTCGCGCCCGCCTTGAAGTCGCCGCAGCGACACCGAGCGACGGCGGCATCTACGAAGTGCGGGTGGCCAATCGTCTCGGCACTCGCACCCAATCCATACGGGTATCGCCCATTCCCCTCACCTCGCTGCAACCACCGGTCTTCACCCACGTAAGCGGCGACCTCGTCGGCGAGCTCGGCCTCGGCGAGCCAGAGGCCTATTTCAACGCCACCGGATCCCTGCCAATGTTGTTCGAGTTGATGCGCGACGGAACCGTGCTGCGTTCCTTCGAGGCAACTTTCATTTACGGCGACGTCATTACCGCCAGTTTCAGCTGGCCCGAGATAACCTTGGCAGACTTCGGCACCTATACGGTGCGGGCTTCGAACGCCGCTGGGTCCACCGTCAGCACCCCGTTTACGCTCTCGCGCCAGCCGTTGCGGGCGCCAGTTCTCCTTACCTACGGTCGCCCTCCCGTCGATAGCACCCGCCCGGAGGGAAGTTACTTTTCCTTCGAGGTTTCCCCCAACGGCTCGCAGCCCATGGCCTACCAGTGGTTCAAGGACGGTGAACCCCTGCCCGGCGCTACGCTTCCCAGCCTGTCCATCTCTTCACTCAGCGAATCCGACGCCGGTGTTTACGTGCTGCGCGTGACCAACGCTGCCGGCACGGCGGAGACCCCGCCGGCCCGCCTCACCGTCGGCCCCTACCCACCCACGCCGCCCGCGATCGGCGGCGGCGTGCTCTACGACATCGCGTTTACCTCCGGCAGCAGCCAAGCCATCTCTGTCTTCCCCACCGGCACCCAACCCATGACCTTCGCCTGGTATCACGACGGCGAAGAGATCCCGGATGCCATTTATTCCAACTACTACCTCACAGGTCAGGCTGCGGATGTCGTGGGCAACTACTCGGTCAAAGTCACCAACGTTGCCGGTGAGATCACCACTCTGGTGGCACGGGTCATCGAAAAACTGCCGGAAGCCCCTCGCATCACCTTCCAACCTGTGGCCGAGCTCTCACTCGAAGAGGGCGACAACTACGGGCTCTCGATCTCTGCCAAATCGGAAAGCGACATCACGTATCAGTGGTTCAAGGACGGCGAAGCCCTGGCGAATGCCAACAACTCCACGCTGGCCCTGCTCAACGTCACCACCGCCACCGCCGGCTCCTACTATGTTGAAGCCGCCAACACCACCGGCACCACCCGCAGCGAAACGTCCACGGTCACGGTGCAGCCGGTCCCGCCCCTGGCCATCGTGCGCCACCCGGCCAGTTTTCACGACGAGGCAGGCACTTATTCCCCCGACCACTATCTAGCGGTCCAGCTCCGGAGCGACAAAGGCGTGTCCTTCCAGTGGTATCGGGATGATGTGGCCGTGGACGGACAGACCCAGTCGAGCTTCCAGGCTACCATCGGTGCCACCCCCGCCGGCACCTACCGCGTGGAAGTGACGCGCAACGGGAACACCCTTTCCAGCGCGGAAGCCATTGTCACCACCGGCCCGCGCGACCCGAGTCTGGTGTTCAGCTACACGTCGGGAAGCGTGATCGCATGGTCACAACTTTCAGGATACGGCACGGCCCAGCACCACGAGCCGCTGCTGACCGTGCGCACCTTTGACGCCCCGTCACAGGTGGTTTGGCGACGGGACGGAGTCGTCGTGCCCGAGCAGACTGATCTCAGCTTCTGGACCGACTTATGGGACGGTAGCGAGGGCACCTACACGGTGACTGTAACCACCGCCGCCGGTGAATTCACCTCGCGCGCCATGACCATCAACCATTTTGACTACAGCTCGCTTCCTCAAATTGGGCGACACCCTCGATCCCGATCCATGAGCTTGGGCAGCTACGACGCCCGCCAGGTCTATCTGAGCGTCGAGGCATTTGGTCCTGCGCCGATGCGAGTGCAATGGCTGAAGGATGGCCAACCGGTGCCGGGGGGCTTCGGCAACAGTCTGGAGTTCGATCACTTCTCAGCCGATGACGCCGGCGAGTATGTTGCCCGCATCACCAACATCTTTGGCTACGTCGACAGCAATCCGGCCCTGCTCGAACCCCTGCCGCTCACGCCCCCCGTCATCACAGAACAGCCCGTAGGCGGTGCCGTCGGCAACCCCACCCGCACGGAACTCGCGCTCGCGGTCGGAGTGGAGAGCGCGCACGAGGTCGCCTACCAGTGGTATCACGACGGTGAGCCCATTCCCGACGCCGACTGGGAACGGCACACCATCGGCGGCGACACCACGAATGCGCTCGGCTCCTACCAAGTGAAAGTCAGTTCGGCTGGCGGAGAAGTCTGGTCCGATACGGTCGAAGTCACCCGCGCCCCGACCATCGACGCTCCGACGGAAATTGTGCCACCTAACAGTCACACCGTGAGTCCCGGCCAGACGGTGAATCTTGAGGTGACCCTATTCAACTCTCCCGGCACCGCCCGCTACCAATGGTTCCACAACGGCGAAGCGATCCCCGACGCCACTACCTACCGTCTCGAACTCGACCCGGTCCAAGCCAGCGATGTCGGCGACTACACCGTCGAAGTCAGCATCGGCGACTTCCACTACACCAGCCCTGCGGCCACCGTCAGCCTCGCCAACGGCGGCAGCCCCCTCCGCGGGCGCCATCGCATCGTCGGCAACGGCGTGTGGACCGGTCAGCCCGCGCGTATCCACACCAGCCTTACACCCCTCGCCGACATCACCGACGCCACCTACGCGCTGCTCCTGCCCGCCGGCTGGTCGCTCGCCGCGCAAAACGCCACCGGCACCACCACCGCGCCCACTGTCGGCGAGACGGATCTGCTGGAATGGAGCTGGGCCGAGTTGCCCACCGGCACCCTCGATTTCGAGTTCACCCTCACCCCGCCGAGCACCACCACCGGCACCGAGGAACTCGCCGCGTTGCTGGAGTCTACCCACGAGTTTCTCGACTTCCAGGCCCTCGCCATGCCCGACCCCATCGTGCTGGCCCCGGTGCCCAGTCGCCACTCGGCGGATACCAACGCGGACGGCCTCATCGACCTCTCCGAACTCCTCCGCGTGATCGAGTTCTACAACACCCGCTACGGCACCACCCGCACCGGCCGCTATCGCGTCGAACCTGACGCTGTCGACGGCTACGCGCCCGACCCCGATCTCGATGTTGGCGCAGAGTCCACCCTACGCCGTTTCCACCTCGCCGACACCGATTGGGACGGCACGCTTTCCCTCTCCGAACTCCTCCGCGTGATCGAACTCTACAACACCCGCAGCGGCACCACCCGCACCGGCGCCTACCACCCTGACGCCACCACCGACGACGGTTTCGCACCGGGATCGACCTTACCATGA
- a CDS encoding MoaD/ThiS family protein has protein sequence MKTIHVRYFAILREQRGVSNETLQTAAADAATLYEELATTHSFTLPVDRLRAAINGDFAPWPAPLNDGDEVVFIPPVAGG, from the coding sequence ATGAAAACCATCCACGTGCGTTATTTCGCCATCCTGCGGGAGCAGCGCGGCGTATCCAACGAGACCCTACAGACGGCCGCGGCCGACGCCGCCACGCTCTACGAGGAGCTGGCCACGACGCACAGCTTCACCCTGCCCGTCGACCGCCTGCGCGCCGCCATCAATGGCGACTTCGCCCCCTGGCCCGCCCCGCTTAACGACGGCGACGAAGTGGTCTTCATTCCGCCCGTAGCAGGCGGCTGA
- the moaC gene encoding cyclic pyranopterin monophosphate synthase MoaC, whose product MLSHLDEKNRPRMVDVGDKTPTLRTAHALTVVRLPAALATLIHDKEISGKKGPVFQTASLAGVMGAKRTSDLIPLCHPLPLDNCAIELHPRPTASDGSVEVEIHCRVSVTAKTGVEMEALTGATVAALTLYDMGKAVTHGIVICETRLIEKTGGKADYHAPGTNPSEPVPEYEE is encoded by the coding sequence ATGCTTTCGCACTTGGACGAAAAAAACCGCCCCCGCATGGTCGATGTGGGCGACAAAACCCCCACCCTGCGCACCGCGCATGCGCTCACCGTGGTGCGCCTCCCCGCGGCTCTCGCCACCCTCATTCACGACAAGGAAATCAGCGGCAAAAAGGGCCCCGTTTTCCAGACCGCCAGCCTCGCCGGCGTGATGGGCGCCAAACGCACCAGCGACCTCATTCCGCTCTGCCATCCACTGCCGCTGGACAACTGCGCGATCGAGCTTCACCCGCGCCCGACCGCCAGTGACGGTTCCGTCGAAGTCGAGATCCATTGCCGCGTGTCGGTCACCGCCAAAACCGGCGTCGAGATGGAAGCACTCACCGGCGCCACCGTGGCCGCCCTCACCCTTTACGACATGGGCAAGGCCGTGACCCATGGCATCGTCATCTGCGAAACCCGTCTCATTGAAAAGACCGGCGGCAAAGCCGACTACCACGCGCCCGGCACCAACCCGAGCGAGCCGGTCCCCGAATACGAGGAATGA
- a CDS encoding molybdopterin molybdotransferase MoeA, whose product MLVTPAAATELITTHLAALPSEDCPLAAAHGRVLRQTITADRPLPPFDRITMDGFAVRSADLTDSSVERRLRCTGFQAAGMMAQTLAASGLCIEVATGAVLPNGTDAVIPYEETERDGETIIIPAGAVCESGQSLHRTGSDVATGTTLVAPGTRLSGREIAVAATVGAAQLRVAVRPSVAILATGDELVEVDAPHVGPHQIRRSNDYALRAALLQSGLTGRIERFHLRDHRPEIDATLRRVLAEFDLVLLTGGVSKGKLDHIPKALAELGVTNHLHGVAQRPGKPLWFGTSSRRTPVFALPGNPVSTYTCLHRYVLPALRHQLGATPPPPETVRLAEPFRFAKPLAFMLPVQVRDDGAGGRAAHPAPFNTSGDLGGLLGTDGFVELPAEATDFAAGDTFTFWRWT is encoded by the coding sequence ATGCTCGTCACTCCCGCCGCCGCGACCGAACTCATCACCACCCACCTCGCCGCCCTCCCAAGTGAGGATTGCCCGTTGGCGGCGGCCCACGGACGCGTCCTCCGGCAAACCATCACCGCCGATCGCCCGCTCCCGCCGTTTGACCGGATCACGATGGACGGCTTTGCAGTGCGCAGTGCCGACCTGACCGACTCCAGCGTCGAGCGCCGCCTGCGCTGCACCGGATTCCAGGCCGCCGGCATGATGGCCCAAACCCTCGCGGCCAGCGGTCTGTGCATCGAAGTCGCAACCGGCGCCGTGTTGCCGAACGGGACCGACGCCGTGATCCCCTACGAGGAAACCGAGCGAGACGGAGAGACGATCATCATCCCGGCAGGCGCCGTCTGCGAATCCGGGCAGAGCCTCCACCGCACCGGGTCCGACGTGGCGACCGGCACCACGTTGGTGGCACCCGGCACCCGCCTCTCCGGACGCGAGATCGCGGTCGCCGCCACCGTCGGCGCCGCCCAACTTCGCGTCGCCGTCCGCCCCAGCGTCGCCATCCTCGCGACCGGCGACGAGTTGGTCGAAGTCGACGCGCCTCACGTAGGGCCTCACCAAATACGCCGCTCCAACGACTACGCTTTGCGCGCCGCCCTCCTACAGAGCGGCCTGACCGGACGCATCGAACGGTTTCACCTCCGCGACCATCGACCGGAGATCGACGCCACGCTGCGACGCGTGTTAGCCGAGTTCGACCTCGTGCTGCTCACTGGCGGCGTCTCCAAGGGCAAACTCGACCACATCCCCAAAGCCCTCGCCGAACTCGGCGTCACCAACCACCTGCACGGCGTCGCGCAACGCCCCGGCAAACCGCTATGGTTTGGCACCAGCTCACGCCGCACGCCGGTGTTCGCGCTGCCCGGCAACCCCGTTTCCACCTACACCTGTCTGCATCGCTACGTCCTGCCCGCGCTGCGGCACCAACTCGGTGCCACGCCGCCGCCGCCCGAAACCGTGCGCCTCGCCGAACCGTTTCGCTTCGCCAAACCGCTGGCGTTTATGCTGCCGGTGCAGGTGCGCGACGACGGGGCCGGCGGTCGTGCCGCCCATCCCGCGCCGTTCAACACCTCGGGCGACCTCGGCGGGTTGCTCGGCACCGACGGCTTCGTGGAACTCCCGGCCGAGGCCACCGACTTTGCCGCCGGCGACACGTTCACGTTCTGGCGCTGGACCTGA
- the moaA gene encoding GTP 3',8-cyclase MoaA, producing MPDAPPIHDIHGRPVRDLRISVTDRCNFRCPYCMPKEVFGPGYPFLRDPQLMATDEIVRIAGAFVRLGVEKIRLTGGEPLLRADLPTLIARLKGELGVPDVALTTNGWLLERRLDALREAGLDRVNVSVDSLDPERAGRMNGQGLDSRRVLSAIDAAVAAGLHVKINTVVQRGVNDGEIETMAAYFRERGLPLRFIEFMDVGNTNHWEGSQVVPAQDIVKRVAARWPLDPVGPTYRGEVARRYRYRDGAGEIGLIASITEPFCADCHRARLSADGKLYTCLFTALGWDVLGCLRSGADDAALDHYVGRIWAGRRDRYSDERAEVLASGEARPKAEMSYLGG from the coding sequence ATGCCCGATGCCCCTCCGATCCACGATATCCACGGTCGCCCGGTGCGCGACCTGCGCATCTCGGTGACGGATCGCTGCAACTTTCGTTGTCCGTATTGCATGCCGAAGGAGGTGTTTGGGCCGGGTTATCCCTTTCTGCGTGACCCGCAGTTGATGGCGACCGATGAGATCGTGCGGATCGCGGGCGCGTTTGTGCGGCTGGGGGTGGAGAAAATCCGTCTGACCGGTGGTGAACCGCTGCTGCGGGCCGACCTGCCGACGCTCATCGCGCGGCTCAAAGGCGAATTAGGCGTGCCGGATGTCGCGCTCACCACCAATGGTTGGCTGCTGGAGCGGCGGCTCGACGCCTTGCGGGAGGCCGGTTTGGACCGCGTTAACGTCTCCGTCGATTCGCTCGATCCCGAGCGGGCGGGGCGCATGAACGGCCAGGGCCTGGACTCTCGGCGCGTGCTCAGCGCGATCGACGCCGCCGTGGCGGCGGGGCTGCACGTCAAAATCAACACCGTCGTGCAGCGCGGGGTGAACGACGGCGAAATCGAAACCATGGCGGCCTATTTCCGCGAGCGTGGCCTGCCGCTGCGCTTCATTGAGTTCATGGATGTGGGTAACACCAATCACTGGGAAGGCTCCCAAGTGGTTCCCGCCCAAGATATTGTTAAAAGAGTCGCCGCTCGCTGGCCGCTCGATCCGGTGGGGCCGACCTACCGCGGCGAGGTGGCTCGCCGGTATCGTTATCGCGACGGGGCAGGGGAGATCGGGCTCATCGCTTCGATCACCGAGCCGTTTTGCGCCGACTGTCACCGGGCCCGCCTCTCGGCTGATGGCAAGCTCTACACCTGTCTCTTCACTGCCCTCGGTTGGGATGTTTTGGGCTGCCTGCGCAGCGGGGCGGACGATGCCGCCCTCGATCACTACGTGGGCCGCATCTGGGCGGGCCGGCGGGATCGTTATTCCGACGAACGGGCCGAGGTGTTGGCCAGTGGCGAGGCGCGACCGAAGGCGGAAATGAGTTATCTGGGGGGGTAG